The Coccidioides posadasii str. Silveira chromosome 2, complete sequence genomic interval AATTTTGGGACGTTGCTAAGGAAAAATCCGAAGTGGGAGTATGGTGAGAAGGAAACCATGTTCGGTATGTCCCATTCACCATCGACTCTGACATGATTTGATAACCATGCGGTTTGCTGAGGCCCCTTTGGAAGACATTGCTAATGACGTTTTGATCTTGGGAATTCCAGTGATTCGAATGCAATTCTATGCCATAGAGATCGCAAGGTGAGCAGGTCGACGGCTATCTgatatttcttctttccgCTAAAGCTTCCATTCTAGAAACCGAGAAGGCCTCAATGACTGGATTTATGAAGAGTCCCAAAAAGGGGCTTAGAATACTTCGTGCAGCTAATGGTGTTCAACTTAAACAGCTCCATCTACCTATTATACGTGCCTGGACTCTTGCACATCGATTGCTGAATTGAAAATTCAGCTTGAATTTGCATATGTTGCGATGCATTTTGAAGTCAGCATCAGTTTCACGAAACACCAGACTTGTACTctatatacatacatgctACATAAGGTCGGCAGATACAGTTCTTGCTTTGCCATGCACTACACTGTGAATTTTAGTTTGATTCTGGAGCCCGGACTGAATATTGTCTATTGTACGGTCAGCCCGTCTCTGATAAGATCAATAGATTGTCCAACGAAGAGTCAAGTTACAGAccatgtaaatatacatacATGAATTGGCTACAGCACAATTATCCAAAGAGAGTCCATCGCTATGCCATACATATGCTAAAGAATGACAAACAAGCTAATCTAATGTAAGTCTAAGAGAGGGGGCTAATCTTCGGGAAATGATGCATGAAAAAGACAAAGAGGGACACATTTATGCGACATTGGCATTGCATATAAAAAATGTATGTATTTAATTTCAGTTTTGCAGTGTTCGACTCAACGCCCTTATCAAGCGGGGAGAAAAGAGGGTAAACATCTTAAACCTACGCTGAAGTTGATTTTATGAACATTTGTGATGATCATCGCTTTAATCATAATTCTTCTGTTCCGACGTTGGGCGGTTCAGATCAGCCTCTTCATGAGACGAGGCGTGAGAAGTGCCGGCCGTTCTATTTTCGAGAGGCAACTCCTCAACCGGCGGGAGTTCATATTTGGCACTCTGCCATGGTTTGACCCTGAGAATATACAACGTATCCAATTCTTCCAAGGTGCGGCCCGAGCCTTCAATAACCCCGAAATACACAGTGGCCGCTGCGAGAAACAGACATCCGGCGAAAACATAGCCGTATCTGAAATCAATCTTCTCGGTGATAAAGGGGGTAAAGAAGCCGATGAGGAAGTTCCAGAGCCAGTTAGACGCGGTGGCGAGAGCCATTGATCGTGCACGGTAGCGAGATGGGTATAATTCTGCGACGATGGCCCAGATCATGGGGCCCCATGTACTTGCGAATCCAAGAATGAACAGACAGGCGAAGACAACCATGGCAGTGCCTGCCTTGGGAGTGCTCTCGGGGCGCTCCAAATCCAGAGCGAAGTGGCCAACAGATGCAAAGATAAGGAAGCAAATGAACATCCATCCCGCACCCACGATCAAGGATTTGCGGCGGCCAAAGTGTTCAATGTTGTATAAACCGAGAAATGTACtgccaaaattgacagctcCGAGAATCATTTGAGTTACATAGCTGTTCTCGACGCCAGCGCCTTTAAAGATAACGGTGCCATAGTAGAAGAAGTAATTAGCACCGGTCAGCTGTTGAAGTGCTTGAAGGATGATGCCAAGCAGGAGCCTATATCTCATTCTAGGCGCACGGAACATTTGCCACCAACTTTCATCTTTGGCAGCCATATCCTCTTCGTACTTTTGCTGGATCTCGACGAATTCTTCATGTAGCCTTTTATGATTTTCAGGAATTCCGTAGAACTTCATCATTGTTCTCTTTGCTTCCGCGATCTTGCCTTGGCGGTAAGCATACCGTGGGGACTCGGGGAAGAACATCATTCCAAACCCTAGAATGAGAAGCCAAAGGAAAGTGACCGCCATCGGAATTCTCCACGAGCCAGTGTTGTCAATTCCCTCAGTTCCGTAGTTGATACAATTTGCGACGAATATACCTAAGGTAATAAAGAGTTGATAGGTACTAAAAATAAAATGTTAGCGTGGTGCTTTCGCCTCTTTGTGCTCGGTAGTATCCTACCTGATCATAGCACCCCTGATGTGCTTAGGGGCACTCTCACCCTGGTATAGAGGTACCAGGAGCGAGAGAGCACCGACTCCAAGACCAGCGATCCAACGACCAATAACAACTTGCCACCAGTCTGGTGCTTCTGAAGCCACTTGGACAATGATACCGACAGCGAGCACAATACACCATGAAGATATTGACCACTTCCGCCCCAGTCGGTCTGCAATGGGTCCAGCAATCAACGCGCCCATCAAAGTACCGACAGAAAGCTATACACGACACATATCGATCATTAGCTTTGTCATCCGAAGCTCCACGACAATGCGCGAAGACACTTACTATTGCCACGATCAAACCAGACCTAACGTTGCTGAAATGATAGCCATCCCCGGTGGCGTCTTTCTCACCAAACCTTTTCAAGAAATCCTCCATGGCCAGGATTCCAGAAATCTGGCCGGTATCATAGCCAAAGAGAAATCCACCCATGGAGACGAACATCCCCATGATAACTGAGTGCAATGTCACCCATCGGATTGGAGTTTCCACGAACTGGCCGGCTTGGGCCTCTGCATGTTGAGCGGAGACATCCTTTTCCAATTCAGATGAGGCTCTATTTCGCCCAAAATGGATATAATCTCTAAGTTTTTCCATTTCTCACTTCTTGCGAGATATGTAAGAAGTTGGCAATAGTTATATCTCCACTGATATATCAGATGCACACGAAGGTGTAGTGGAAGGGGTGTCAAGGGATGGacggcaaaaaaaaaaggcaaaggaAAAGAGGCAACTACCCCGTAGCTAAGATGACGATCTTAGCCAACTTTTGCCGACGCATAATTTTATGTTCGACCGACGTGGAGCATCTGGAGCTTTTAAATCCCCCAGTATTGCAAACTCTGCGAGCTAGTATCTTCCGCCGTGCCAAACAAGGAAGATGGTCAGGCGCCTCATATCCCTGGCGCTCCGGCTCGAGTCAACTGACATAGTGGAAACTGGAAGCTCAAACCGCTCCACGAAGCCTTGGAGGTCATGGCCGGCGAGAAAATCTCTGGGTCAGTCTCCATGGGGAACCCCAACACCTTGGATCAAGCGTCGGAGATCTTATCGGCGGGGCGAATAAGTGTAcagatgtactccgtacggactGCGTACTATGTAGAGATTGGGCTGCGCATCGGCAAGCCACTCCAGGATAAAAGCCGGGGTGTTTCAGTTCCATGGTTTCCATTTCACACATAGCAAATCGGACCACATACGTGCCACCGCATCAAAGTAAAATCAGTCAACGTTGGAAACTCTATGTAGCCCGGAACGCTGATAACCGCTAGTTCTCTTTTACTTTTGCCTTTCGGACCTTGAGGAAAATCGGTGGAGAACATATGTGGAATCCCACCTATGACGTACCGACTGGGCAAGGTATCCAGCAAGCAGTGATGATCTTCGCCTTCGTTCCCTTTTGATAGCCGCTAGTTACCTTACTAGTGGCAACGAATATCGAAAATGTGGAAGTCTCATTCCTTCTACCAAGGCCGTACGCCTGAAGGAATCGCTTTATTCATAAGGCTATCTGTAGGGACGGGACCGAAAAGCTTGTATAGAGTAACTATGCAGTTAACTTTTGAACAAGATGCGGTCATATATTTCATGCACCATTGGCATGGTGAGTGCGCCTCCACGCAGTGGAGACTGGCTACTCACGGAggacttttttttttttggccagCACCGGACGATGGGCCTTGGGCTCGATGAGACTTTTTCTGGGCAGATGAAAGTTTAGTTCAAGGTAAGCTACTTATTCTGTATAGggctactccgtacctagTTGAAAAATCACTTTTGCTCGTTTGGAGATGCTTTTGGATGAATACGTTTGTTAGACTAGCAACTGCAAGTGGTTCGCTGGAATTCCAATCCTTTTCTCTTTGAAGTGCTTAGCCTACTCCTAATTCCATTTGACACTTGCTGAAAGGACGGAGTTGACTGGAAACCCAAGGCAGCAAAGCAAAATTTTGGCCTTTTGGCTCTTTAAACTTAGCCGCGCAAAGTCTTTGAAGACCGTAGTGGTGTTATTGTCGGATCGAGTCCATGTTCAATTGCCATCACCTTATTCAAAAGCTACGTGGTTATAGCTTCATCATAACCGTGGGCTGAGATCGGCATCTAAGCTTAAAATCGTTGGTTAATATATGCCCCAGATGTAGTATATCATCCCTAATCAGCCGTCGGTGCTCCGAAGTTCATGATAGCTAGTTGTCTTTGGATGATGGGGTCTATTACCTCTCATCACCCATCCGGACTCTTCTAGGCTAGTTTGCCAAAATGATACTTGCCAGCCAACCTCTATCGCTTCCCATGACCTGGACAACTGCCTAGTGCCGAACTTCACAAAGTGACTTGGCCCTGACAAACATGGACCTTCTACCTACCATCGTAAAATCGAGATAACCGGCACCGAGCCACGACCTAAATGCCCAGGCAGATAACGATTTGCTTCAACCTGGCAAATTCCATACCGACGGGTTCAGTGCTGAGCGATTGAGGCAGCTGCTCGTCGTCACGGTGCGTTTGACCATGCGAGTGTTGTGAGAATTTGTCTTCATTTGGTGAATTAAAACTAGCGACATTTTCTCACTTGATCGAGCTGGCAATCAAGTCTAGCCCAGAGGGGAAGTTGTGGGGAGTAACTCAGTGAGTTCGAATCTGAGAGGTTCAGTTATTGATCGCTCGTGTGTATGCGTGTGTATTCTCAATTCGGTTAACTCCAACATCTTATGCTTCTTACATCTTTAAATAACGCAGCTGGATGCTTGTCTGGAGCGGTGCTCGTGCAGGTTTTCATGTATTTATTGCCATCCTAAGAGACAACTCTGCTTTTTCGGCGTTTCTCTCCCATCAATTGACGTAAAATAATCAAAAACTTGCCCAAATCCAACTCTAATTTGCCTGCATGGATTCATCTTCACAAATAAATCTTCCTGAAGCTGATGGTTTGGATGGCCCCTTCAGCATGTTGAAAACGTAGATTTTGATGGCAGTGAGACAAATGCTCACTTGTTAAGAGCCGGCATGCGACGAAATTTCAGTAGGGCTGGATCGACAGTGCTTATCCACTTTGTATGCAGCTTGCAGTCGAGGTTTGCGCGGTGGCGTCTGGCTGTGCAAGGCTGGCGGCGAGGTAAAACACTTTTAAGGCGAACTCTTTTGGCCTGCAAACTGGGATTTGCTCGATTTTCGTGGGCAATCCAGACATTTAACAGTCTCTTGTTCGCGGATTCCATGTAATTATAATCTCGTTGGATGGTCGTCGGACCACGATAGAGAGATAAACGTATACCAGGAGTACCACGAGTCATAAAATCAAGTCCCCTGAGGCAGAAATCAAGCTCCTTGACGACCTAAAACCCACATCCAGAGGAACGGAGTGTGGATTAGAAAAGTTGGAATACCATGGACACTCACAATTTGGGTTGCAGCCCTGTCTTGGCTTCCAACCAAGGCTCGTCTCGGGAGCCGGACTCTGTGCTTCCGGCCGTGCGATTTGGACCTCACAAAACCTGCCCCAGGGCGAAAACAAATACCGTCTGGCATCGCTGACACGGTGATATCACTTTGAAAGGCTCGTTGCGAGAGGCTGCAGCTGGACGCGTGAGATCGACGccccctctttttcttgagaatTCCCGTGGACTAAAAGAGGGATTGAAGCATGGGCCTGTTGCGCCAACCTATCATCTTGCCAAACAGCTCGCCATGCACCGAGCGCCAAAAATGGCTTTGCGCCATTTCTTGGAGATAAGAAGTTTCCATTGGATTAGTTTTTCGGTTTTGATGGGAAAATGCATATATGTCCTCCATATGGCTGACTCCGTACATATCTATCGCTTCTGACGGCGTTTCTTTGTTACTGTGGTGCTTTGGAACAATATACGAGAACAATAGCAAGAGAGCCTCCAAGAACTCCTATTGACATACATTCCGCCATGTCTCTGGGATCATTATCTTCACTCTCCACCAATCTATTCTCATATCCATCCGGGATCTATTGTGTTGAATCCCACGCTCACGAGCAGAAAGGCTAACCGTCGCATGTTCTTACCTTCCTTTCCTCTTCAAATTAGCTTAAACCCGAACAATGATATCTGATTTCTGGAGACAGTCCACTGGCATCAAGCATTTCCATGGCTTCAGAAACATTGGCAGGAGAGATGTTAGCAGAAACAGTTTCTGTTTGCGACCCAGGACCGGAGAGGACATGGATGTCGTTATTTTACTTCACAACAAGGAGGCATATCATACCCTTCCTTGCAGCAGTGATATTTGCCCTCGCGAGTGGACTCACATTTCCTCTTCTTGCAATCATACTTGGTCGCATCTTCAATGAGCTTACGAATTTTGGCGCCCATTCGATCGCCACAGCACAGCTGATGGATGCAATCTCCGTCAATTGCATATTCCTGTTTGCCTTGGGACTCTCCATTTGGTTTATCCAGTCTGCCTATCTTTCTTTATGGATTGTTTTTGGAGAATTGCAGGTAAAGAGAGCTCGCGACGAGCTTTTCAAAGAATTGCTCGCTAAGGAAACGAAATGGTTTGATTTGACTACAGATGGAGTCACTGCGCTTCTACCACGCATTCAATCGTAAGCGACCTTGTGCCAAATTGATTGAATGACAACTTTAAGCTGATAACTTTTCTAGACACATGCGAGATTTCCAGTTGGCAGTTTCTCAGCCTTTGGGCTCTGTATTCCAGGGCATGGTCGCGTCTCTCACTGGCCTCATACTGGCGCTTTATATCTCATGGAGCCTTACTCTTATCTCCCTTGCCACGGTTCCTGTCTGTGCTGTGGTCATATCCGTAATCTCGATGAAAATACAGCCGGAGATCAAAGCACAGCGGCAAGAATTGGATAGAGCCTCTAAATTTTCCAGCAACGCTGTTTACTCGATCGACGTCGTTAAAGTAATGAATGGACAGGCCCtggaaatagaaaattatatGTCTGCAATTCGCGCGGCTGCCCGTCACTACCTCAAACAAGTACGATTTACTGCTATCGAAATAGGATCTATCCACATGTTAACGTTTGGAATGTTCGTTCAGGGCTTTTGGTATGGAGCCTATCTTGTTTCAGTCGGAAAGTTGAATCCAGGACAAGTCTTAACCACATTCTGGGCATGCCTCCAAGCCACGCAGTCAATCGAGAATATCATTCCTCAGCTGCTTGTCCTTGAAAAGGGAAGGGCCGCGGCGACAGCCCTCAAGGACATTCTTGGCCATGTGCACCCGATCAACGGCTCGAGTGGATTGATGAGCGAGAACAAAACTCCGCAATTTTGCGATGGGGACATAAAATTCGACAATGTAAGTTTCGATTCCGCTTTCCAAGGCACATGTTGACTCCTTTGAGGTCACCTTTGCGTATCCATCTCAACCCGATCGCTTGGTTTTGAACCGCTgctccttcttctttcccGCTGGCAATATCACTTTTGTCGTTGGGAGGAGTGGATCAGGGAAAAGCACCCTAGGAAATCTATTGTTGAGGTTTTATGCTCCCGCTTCTGGGGAAATATTGATTGACGGTGTTCCAATTCATTCTTTGGACATCAACTGGATTCGGAACAATATCACTTTGGTGCAGCAACAAAGCCCGCTCTTCAACGAATCAATCATTAGAAATATCGCTTTCGGTGCTCAAGACCCTGTCGGTGTTAGGCTGGATGATATTGTCGGCTGCGTCTCTTTTGCGCACTTGAAAGAAACTGTCCAGTCCATGCCTAACGGCCTTGATACCGTGGTTGGGCTGGGCGGTGACCGCCTTAGTGGCGGACAGCGACAGCGGGTAGCTTTAGCCAGGTCGCATCTGAGGGATACGCCTATTCTTATCATGGATGAATCAACAAGCGCCTTGGACTATTATACACGAATAGCCATTATGGACTCCCTTCGGAAatggagaaaaggaaagactACAGTTATTATCACGCATGATCTATCTCAGATAGACGAGCAAGACTTTGTCTATGTCGTGGATAATGGAAGAATATCTTGTCAAGGATATAAGACAGGGCTCGATAGTCAACATCAGCCCATTATCATTCCTTCGCCAAAACGCGCTAGGATCAAGTCCAGCGAAGTGGGCGATATTACGTCAGGTCCCGTATCGTTTGTTGGCTATCCAGATTCCCAAAGGCCTCCGAGCTTTCTACCCCGGCCAATGAGCCCAGACTATTCAGTCAATAATTGCTCCCGTCTTGTCTTTTCCCCGGTGTCTTACTCCCCAGTATTTCGTCAGTCGCGCTATCATTTATCTTCAAATCAGCCTAGCCCAAGTCATTCGCTCGAACCGTCGGCCCATTTCCAAAGTTCAATGTCCCATTCAGGGGAACTTGGCACCAGATTCGCGGCACTATCGCCTTTGAGCAAGCATTCAGAGGTCGAGCAGCTTAGGTATCAAGCTTCAATATCAGAGGCGTCACCGTCCATTCATCAACAAGGTTCCCTATTCCAAACCTTGCGTACTGTTGTGCCTTCTTTATCCAAGACAGAAAATATTCTGTTGACATTGGGGTTCATCGCTGCGTTCTTTCACGCTGCTGCCACCCCGGCATTTGCTTTTCTATTCTCTCAGTTGCTCAGCACATTCTACCTGACTGAAGACCGTCTTCCAGCTGCTCTACGTTATGCACTGGGCATCCTTGGCGTGTCGATTGCAAATGGTATTGCGTCCTTCTGGCTGCACTACCTTTTGGAACGTTGCGGGCATGCTTGGGTCGATCGATTGCGTCACCAAGCAATCAGTCGGATCGTCCAACAGCCTAAAACTTGGTTTGAGAATTGTCCTAACAATGCTTCAAGCTTAGTTAATTGTTTAGATCGTAATGCCGAGGAAATGAGAAATCTTGTGGGGAGATTCTCTGGCTTTATGTTTGTTGCTGCCgtgatgatggtgatgggCACAGTATGGGGTCTGGCACTATGTTGGAGACTAACTTTGGTTGGCTGCGCATGTGCGCCGGTCCTTTATGCGCTTACAAGAGTGTTTGAGAAAGTAAGCGGGTATTGGGAAGCTCGCTGTAACAATGCAGCAGAGGTCGTGTCGGGTATATTCTCCGAGACGTTCTTGGATATTCGCAACGTTCGATCCCTCACTCTGGAGTCCTACTTCCACAGAAAGCATTTTCTTGCAAACTTGGAGACTCTAGCTATAGGGATAAAGAGAGGGTGCTATACGGGCTTCATGTTTGGCTTGTCAGAGTCATCTATCGTATTTGTCTACGGTATGTGGCAAAGCTCTTTGCAGTTCACTACAGGCTCTAACAGTTTCATGCAGCTCTTGTATTTTACTATGGGGCATTATTGGTTTCTTCGATGCAGTACTCCACAAAGGCAATCTTGACTGTCTTTTCTATGTTGCTGTTTAGCATGGCCAATGTTAAAGCGGTCCTTTCCCTTGGTAAGAGCTAAATTCTTGCATACGATCTCCAACTCAATACCAACATTCTCTGCTAGTTCCACAGATCAGCTCTTCTAGAGATAGTGCCACTCAGGTTTTGCAGCTCGCAGGGCTACCGAGCGATCGGTCTCATGAGCACGAAGGCCATCTGCGTATCCTACATCCGGTACCCATCAAATTCACTGCTGTTAATTTCAGCTATCCAGCCCAGCCAGACAAACTCGTTTTGCACAACTTCAACTTGACCATCAATGAAAACACCTGCACAGCCATTGTAGGTCGCTCTGGTTCGGGCAAGTCCACCATCGCATCCCTTGTTCTCGCACTTTACCCCACCAAGACTAGGAGAATTAGGCATCTAGGGCAAAAAGAGGGTTCAATATCCCTTGGAGGCCTAGACCTTCGAGAAATTCACGTCCCAACGCTCCGCTCACTGATATCCATCGTTCCCCAACGACCCGTGATATTCCCCATTTCCATCCGTGAAAACATCAGTTACGGGCTCGAGGAATCAAATTTCTACAATACACTCGAGAACGTTCGTGCTGCCGCTAAGGCAGCTGGGATCGATGATTTTATCTCTTCCCTTCCATCAGGGTACGATACCATTGTCGGTGATGGAGGTGTTGGCTTGTCTGGCGGCCAAACGCAACGCTTGGTTATTGCCAGGGCACTCATTCGTCGGCCGCGAGTCTTGATTTTGGATGAGGCCACATCGAGCTTAGACGTTGAGAGTGCGGCAGCTATTAAACGCACGGTGAGTAGGTTGATGAGGGCGCGGGATGGCCGACGCGGTGGTGGCTTAACAGTGGTTATTATTACCCATGCGAAGGAGATGATGCAGGTGGCAGACAGGGTGGTGGTAGTTGATAAGGGGGAAGTGGTTGAGGAAGGACCTTTCGAGGACCTGGTAAATAAGCATGGTGGTGAGTTGAGAAGGCTGTTGAGAGTAAGTGAGTGCATGTGATTGAATGATTTCCAGATGAACATGTCATCAGCAGGCTGACATATTGGTTGGGTTACATTTTGGTGGGCATTTTGATCGCTTGCAAGGCCTTTTTATGCGATGATTAAATTGGTTTATGACGACCGGAATGTCTGGGGCCGGACATCATCCAATTGCAATGTATTAGATTCTGTATTAATATTTCATACAGATCAAGAAGTATAAAAAAATCCACCGAGAATATGATGCTTCGTAGAAATGGCTACCCTGGACCAATAGCCTTCAGAGAAACA includes:
- the HXT1 gene encoding hexose transporter hxt1 (EggNog:ENOG410PFSV~COG:G~TransMembrane:12 (i42-63o100-120i127-145o151-175i187-209o221-240i308-331o343-361i373-395o407-433i445-467o473-494i)~BUSCO:5124at33183), producing MEKLRDYIHFGRNRASSELEKDVSAQHAEAQAGQFVETPIRWVTLHSVIMGMFVSMGGFLFGYDTGQISGILAMEDFLKRFGEKDATGDGYHFSNVRSGLIVAILSVGTLMGALIAGPIADRLGRKWSISSWCIVLAVGIIVQVASEAPDWWQVVIGRWIAGLGVGALSLLVPLYQGESAPKHIRGAMISTYQLFITLGIFVANCINYGTEGIDNTGSWRIPMAVTFLWLLILGFGMMFFPESPRYAYRQGKIAEAKRTMMKFYGIPENHKRLHEEFVEIQQKYEEDMAAKDESWWQMFRAPRMRYRLLLGIILQALQQLTGANYFFYYGTVIFKGAGVENSYVTQMILGAVNFGSTFLGLYNIEHFGRRKSLIVGAGWMFICFLIFASVGHFALDLERPESTPKAGTAMVVFACLFILGFASTWGPMIWAIVAELYPSRYRARSMALATASNWLWNFLIGFFTPFITEKIDFRYGYVFAGCLFLAAATVYFGVIEGSGRTLEELDTLYILRVKPWQSAKYELPPVEELPLENRTAGTSHASSHEEADLNRPTSEQKNYD
- a CDS encoding uncharacterized protein (EggNog:ENOG410PGKJ~COG:Q~TransMembrane:10 (i29-57o77-105i157-178o184-202i750-773o793-815i866-887o893-913i978-999o1011-1030i)~BUSCO:692at33183), whose translation is MLAETVSVCDPGPERTWMSLFYFTTRRHIIPFLAAVIFALASGLTFPLLAIILGRIFNELTNFGAHSIATAQLMDAISVNCIFLFALGLSIWFIQSAYLSLWIVFGELQVKRARDELFKELLAKETKWFDLTTDGVTALLPRIQSHMRDFQLAVSQPLGSVFQGMVASLTGLILALYISWSLTLISLATVPVCAVVISVISMKIQPEIKAQRQELDRASKFSSNAVYSIDVVKVMNGQALEIENYMSAIRAAARHYLKQVRFTAIEIGSIHMLTFGMFVQGFWYGAYLVSVGKLNPGQVLTTFWACLQATQSIENIIPQLLVLEKGRAAATALKDILGHVHPINGSSGLMSENKTPQFCDGDIKFDNVTFAYPSQPDRLVLNRCSFFFPAGNITFVVGRSGSGKSTLGNLLLRFYAPASGEILIDGVPIHSLDINWIRNNITLVQQQSPLFNESIIRNIAFGAQDPVGVRLDDIVGCVSFAHLKETVQSMPNGLDTVVGLGGDRLSGGQRQRVALARSHLRDTPILIMDESTSALDYYTRIAIMDSLRKWRKGKTTVIITHDLSQIDEQDFVYVVDNGRISCQGYKTGLDSQHQPIIIPSPKRARIKSSEVGDITSGPVSFVGYPDSQRPPSFLPRPMSPDYSVNNCSRLVFSPVSYSPVFRQSRYHLSSNQPSPSHSLEPSAHFQSSMSHSGELGTRFAALSPLSKHSEVEQLRYQASISEASPSIHQQGSLFQTLRTVVPSLSKTENILLTLGFIAAFFHAAATPAFAFLFSQLLSTFYLTEDRLPAALRYALGILGVSIANGIASFWLHYLLERCGHAWVDRLRHQAISRIVQQPKTWFENCPNNASSLVNCLDRNAEEMRNLVGRFSGFMFVAAVMMVMGTVWGLALCWRLTLVGCACAPVLYALTRVFEKVSGYWEARCNNAAEVVSGIFSETFLDIRNVRSLTLESYFHRKHFLANLETLAIGIKRGCYTGFMFGLSESSIVFVYALVFYYGALLVSSMQYSTKAILTVFSMLLFSMANVKAVLSLVPQISSSRDSATQVLQLAGLPSDRSHEHEGHLRILHPVPIKFTAVNFSYPAQPDKLVLHNFNLTINENTCTAIVGRSGSGKSTIASLVLALYPTKTRRIRHLGQKEGSISLGGLDLREIHVPTLRSLISIVPQRPVIFPISIRENISYGLEESNFYNTLENVRAAAKAAGIDDFISSLPSGYDTIVGDGGVGLSGGQTQRLVIARALIRRPRVLILDEATSSLDVESAAAIKRTVSRLMRARDGRRGGGLTVVIITHAKEMMQVADRVVVVDKGEVVEEGPFEDLVNKHGGELRRLLRVSECM